The DNA window AAGCTCTCAAGTGATTTTTCcctccatatatatattttaatgaaaCAATAATCAACGTTCATTTATTTTGAAAGGCTTGCGAATGTAATTTTAATTCAGATGGCATTATTGATTTTATAATAATCAagagaatataaatttaaatatgctTAAGCATGCATTATACTCTGATTCGGGGGCGACAGTGACCCTTACctctcaaaatttgaaaaattacattttaccttttaagatatataaaattataaattattatgagTAATGGTACTTCGATTCtctcaaaaaattaataatattttaatttagtcatttaaaaattataaatatatgaattaatacaatgatgaaattacattttaacttttattaaattttataacttaattccCACCGtcagattttttttcttctaatttttccCTTCCTTCGGTTTAATGATTTTAAGAGAATATTGTacgaattattaaaaaaaaaatcttaaaagacTTCTATCAAACACACATCTAAGGTTATATCTTTCCTTTGACTACTGCCTACTTTGGAAAATTATTGTTAGGCCcttcaaattcataaaaattttaattaagcctcccaaaattttacaaattaccattaaatctcttaaaatttgttgcaaatttttaattaatcccttcaatttttttaaaaagttcttATTAAACCCTctgaaagttttaaaaattttaatcacacCCTCAAAACTTAGCATTAAGATCCGCCCCCGGTTTGATGAACTGAGTTGGTTTGAAGGTGATGAAGCTTGGTGTAATAAATGAAGGTTAATGATAGTCACAATGATGGAATGGTGGAGGAAGTGAAGATGATGGTGAATGGcagtttaatattatatatatatatatatccaatcgtttaaataatatatatttttcaatttttttcgttttagcaataataaattaaaaacagtaatttataaaataataataatatataaaaattaaacttaatccaAATTTGGTACTAATACAACCTTGTACcccaaaaaagaaattaatataaCCTAATACTACGACTGGATTAATACAGCAGTAGAGGtggtaaaaaaagaaaatacgAATCTGTAGGGCTTCCGCAAATTTAATTTTAGAgggatttttattattattagaatgTTGGAGATTTCTAAAGATAAGCGGAATAATAGAGAGTTGTTTTGTTCTGATATCTACTAGTCTTAGAAGGGATTTTTTAGTCGACAACACatataattttttgtattaattttttacttCATAGAGTTCAATATTCAACTCTTCGACATTTTTATTCTTATCATATCAAgttaatgaatatatataagcTTATAATTGATAAATATTCTGCCCATGTCAATGATGTGATCCgtgataaaaatttataaaattataatccggtaatgaaattttaatagaatgTGAGGGGAGTTggtatataacaaaaataaatgaagatGTAAAGGGGCAAAATTATGCATTCTCCCATTTGGGTAGCTAATTGGGTCATTAACGCTTGCCATGTGACAAATAGGTGATTGAAAAAACAATAACGTTTCATATTTTGTCATATTAAATGGCACAAAATTTGTCAaccatatattaaaataattctccCACTTGTTAATTCTTATAATAAACCAGCTTTGTTTCCTGTTCAAATGACAAAATCCCCTTcacttaatttgattaaatttatatccaaaattaaattaatatcaatgTTTCAACTTGCTTTTGtttatattctatttttaataaatttttattttggtttttcccATTAAAAATGCTCACATAATCTGATTCGGTGTCTCCGTCTATCTTTTGGCGGCCCATTTCtctctttatatattatttatatatttttatgattgaaAATCGTTTGTCAATTCTTTCGCTCTTATTTTCCACAGGGAAAATGACGAAACttggaaatttttttctttgtcgGATTTTATATAAAGTTGTTGAGTGTTGGCCTTTCATGgcttcttttaaaataataatattatatgaattaagtATTAAACTCTGGCTATATCTCTTTCTTCCTATCACAAAACTTGTTATGGGTTTATCTTATacttaaatacttaattatttattatcGTAATTATCTGCGATTTTTGGAAATCTAAActtatttaagggttaaattatttgtttatgtttgaaAATTGGTTTGAAATTTGAGAAcgtggataaaaatattaaacgcaagaattagatttgaacaaaaaaattaagttaatttaaatatgaatttgacTCAAGCTCGAGTCTGTTCAACCCAACCTATTTTTTATGTTTGCAATgtattatattatgtaatttataacagaaaaaaaaaattgaatctatagtaatatataatgcTATAATGTAAGGAGTAATATTTTGATGCGCCATCAATGAATAACATCGttaaattaaaccaaaaacaTGGAGGACTTGTAAATAATACtaataacttatttaaatataattaaatattaagtccTCCGctatatgttttttatataataatgaaGTGCATAAGACTTATGTACCGACAATGCATAAAATATTCTCTCATAACATAAACATTTGAAAATTGTTAAGTTGCctatatacatttaataaatgaaataatacaaaattattaaatattttttttgtaaaaattaatatatattattgaaaagttaaaaatatggattaacttaaaataagcttGAGTTAGTTATTTGTAAATATCGGTgggcttgaacaaaattttaaactcatgtTTTGAGCCAAACTAAACTTGAACGAACATAAACTATAGTAATATCATGCTCGAACTCGACTTGACTCACGAACACATCTAACATGAAGGAACGAAGCAAAAAATTTATGTGAAACTATTACATTAAATTatagttttacaattttttaGAGGAACTTGAAtataagaaaatttcaaaaacaattttaccattttagagAAATAAAAGTTTATATCTATGATTGTGCTCCTTTCTATGTTTTTTTTCCGAAAGGATAAAATCCTAACAATAACGCAGTTAACATGATTCGAACCCAAACTTTACTTAAAAAGATAAACATCTTAACCCTTAAATATACTATAGGGTATTCATATTTTATAAGTTTATCTAATGTTTTTGCATTACGTGTAggaatattaaatataattttttcgaGGCCCCTAACCCTACTACCCTGTGTGATTAATTTGGACCATAGAACTGAAATGGCTTAAAGTATATTCTAATAATATGACAAGTTGCACGTCACAAAGCGTtgtttaaaaaattgattgattaAATTAGTTTGGACTTTTGATTATTCAAATCGCTTAAATTATGCAAATAAAGAATTTAAGTGTTAAATAAATAATGTTAAACTAAAACAAGTGTCAACCTGAttataaacaattaaattatatatataaagaatagACCacaacttatttttctttttccaaattaTGACGAGTGTGTCAACTTGTAGTATACAATTAGAATTGGCAATTCATGCATTGATGTTATGGTTGTATATATAGCTGTGCTTGTGttattttatatcatataaattttgataagtttttgtaTTTGCGTCATTTTCGTGTATATCTGTAGGTAGAATTTTATTTACTTACTTTTAACATTTCATATTTGCtggatttctttttatttaatattaaatatatattatttgttattgATTCATAATAgatagttaaaaataatataaatgaattacaataaatgtaatttaatttagtaggaaaaaatgtataaaaaattattcttaataaaataatatataattatattttaaaaaataaaatatatttatgtgcaattatttcaattttcacCCTCTTCCCTATTACGTTCTACTCATAAGAATCCAATAATTATAATggttacttttttcttttttgaaattaattacaaTGGTTACTTGAGCATGCTATTTATACGTAAAGTATAAGCAATTACATTTTAAACTCACATTTTTACGTTCGTATTAATCTGGACAGTTAAGtttgggtaaatttttttttgtctcgAGTCCGTTCAAAttcaaattgaataataaaatatttttaaaatttaatttaattataaaaatatagctTCAATGTTTTAGCAGTGAAAATGAGCTGACATGGtcgaatttgaaaatattttgagtttttgttttttaaagttttaCCGTTCATTTACGAGTATGAATATATGTCCAAATAATAACAACGCTAAATCaaactaatttttaatataatgaaCAAAGAactaaaaagaaattgaataagatCGAGTTGCGCGTACGTAAAGAGACTCGAATCTGAATATCTCAACAATGCCACGCCTCGTTGATAGTTTATgtggtatatatttttattattgtcttGCTATTAtgtaataatagaaaaaaaaggaaTGTTGCAAATTTGGGTCATTTTCAGATGAAGTTGATGGGCTAAAAGACTGGCCCAAATACTTCCTTAAGACAAGCCGAACCATAATGTTTAGACCCGACCCGATCATATCTTTTACCAAATCTTTCGGGGCATTTACCATTTAGCCGTCCCTTAAACCCTCATCAAAACCCTAACAAATCAGAACCCAAGACCCTACCTTTTTCCTTCGTTACATCGCAAAAGATGGCCCTTTTCAAACCGGCCTTCCTCAATCACCTCAAAATCCTCGCCCATCCCCGCCACCGTTCTCCGCCCTCTTTCATTGCTCTCCGCTGCCTCTCATTTAGCACCCCAGAAGAAGCCGCCGCCGAACGCCGCCGCCGCAAGCGTCGACTCCGAGTCGAACCGCCACTCTCGTTTGCCCAGCGCTCTCAACAACAGGCTCAGCAGGTGGCTCCACCGAAACCGATCCAAAACCCGAACGCCCCTAAAGTTCCCGAACCCGTCACTGCGCTAACCGGCAACCGCCTCAACCTCCACAACAAGATCTTGAAGCTCATCCGTGAAAACGACCTCGATGAGGCCGCTCTATACACGCGCCACTCCGTTTATTCCAATTGCCGCCCCACGATTTACACTGTCAACGCCGTATTAAACGCCCAGCTACGCCAATCGAAATACGCCGATCTCCTCTCCCTGCATCGGTTCATAACCCTAGCTGGAATTGCCCCAAATGTGATCACACACAATCTTATCTTCCAAACTTACCTCGACTGCAAAAAACCCGATACTGCCCTCGAACATTACAAGCAGTTCATCAATGAGTCCCCTGTGAATCCTTCTCCTACTACTTACAGGATTTTAGTGAAAGGGCTTGTGGATAATGGGAAATTCGAGAAGGCTTTGGAAATGAAGGAGGAAATGGCGGAGAAAGGTTTGGCTCCTGACCCTATCGTTTATAGTTTTTTAATGTTTGGTTCTGCCAAGAACGGTGATTCAGATGGGATTTTTAAGCTTTTTGAggaattaaaagagaaaaaagatgGGGTTTTGGAAGATGGGGTCGTTTATGGGAGTTTAATGAACGGGTATTTCATGAAGGGAATGGAGAAAGAAGCTATGGAGTGTTATGAACAAGCTTGTGGAGAGAATTCAAAGGTTAAAATGAGTGCTGTTGCTTATAATTATGTTCTGGATGCATTAAGTAAGAATGGTAAATTCGATGAGGCTTTAAGGTTGTTTGATAGGATGAAAAATGAGC is part of the Gossypium hirsutum isolate 1008001.06 chromosome D11, Gossypium_hirsutum_v2.1, whole genome shotgun sequence genome and encodes:
- the LOC107904565 gene encoding pentatricopeptide repeat-containing protein At3g49240, mitochondrial, whose protein sequence is MALFKPAFLNHLKILAHPRHRSPPSFIALRCLSFSTPEEAAAERRRRKRRLRVEPPLSFAQRSQQQAQQVAPPKPIQNPNAPKVPEPVTALTGNRLNLHNKILKLIRENDLDEAALYTRHSVYSNCRPTIYTVNAVLNAQLRQSKYADLLSLHRFITLAGIAPNVITHNLIFQTYLDCKKPDTALEHYKQFINESPVNPSPTTYRILVKGLVDNGKFEKALEMKEEMAEKGLAPDPIVYSFLMFGSAKNGDSDGIFKLFEELKEKKDGVLEDGVVYGSLMNGYFMKGMEKEAMECYEQACGENSKVKMSAVAYNYVLDALSKNGKFDEALRLFDRMKNEHSPPRRLAVNLGSFNVIVDGYCAEGKFKEAIDVFKSMRDYRCSPDTLSFNNLIDQLCRNGLLCEAEELYGGMGDEGISPDEYTYVLLMDACFKMGRIDDGASYFRKMVEAGLRPNLAVYNRLVDKLVKVGKVDEAKTFYDTMVKKLKMDDSSYKFIMKALSDVGKFDDVLKMVDEMLDEESSDFTEELQEYVKELLRNVGREDELTKLMEEKERIKAEAKAREIEAAEAAKRSAKAAVSSILPSKLFGKKEDESDSTVANESGKVPDEDESEGSIEEATVMESVSDSNPVDAKQPF